CATCAGCCatgagttcattattgaacatcATTGCATTCCTGGAAAATTGCAGAGAGAAAAAATGCTTATATCTGCCATTTAGcatatagtttgattttctcagcCTTCTCACTAAAAGATACTTGAACCTCGACAGAAACAGATGCCAGATCTTCAAACTagcaaaaagggaaaagccacaacATCTTTATCCCATTCTCTTTTGGAAAGGCAAATACCATATGTccaaaaaaatggacattcatccACTGCTCAGTACTACAGATTCTTTCCCAGTTTTACAGTCccctctaataaaatattttcctactgAGGACTAAAGTCTGTCAGTCTAAATTCATCTGCTCTGACCTCTTACCTCTCTCGGAGAGTGGGGTAGAATGACTGCCAGTTGGTACTCTCGAAGTTGTTGTTAAGATTTTGCACTTGTGTTAGTAGTGGAGATTGGGCTGTTTGATGAAGGTGAAGAGAACTATTCTTAGTACTGGCTGCAGTGACTGTGGTGGCAGTGGTAGTGGAATTACTGTTTGTGATGTTGGTGTTAGCACTGGTAGAGAAAAGTTCTGCAGCCATCTTCTGCAGGGATAAGGACCCTACCTCATAGCATACTGGCACCTTGGCATGAACTATCACATTCTTTTTGGACTCCAAGGTTactggaaggaagaagaaagaaggtgaAATACTACATAATTCTGACATCGAAGTAACTTGGGGCCAGAGAGACAGTTTACTATAGGGAAAACCAGAATAGAACAAAACTATCTCAGGGGCAGAAGAGCTGACAACCAGTGCTCACCTTTGTTGGTCTGGAGCCAGCCTTCGAGCCTGGGGCAGGATGACCAAAGAAGTGGAGCCCTCCAGGGATGATTGCAAATAGTCCAGTAGCAGCAGCTGTATAAATCCAGAGCCCTTAGAGCTGAGAAGGCAGGCACCTTGCCCGCCCCTCAGCCAAGCAGTCGGCTCAAATTCAGGGATCAGGTTTTGGTGGGTTTTTTGGTACTCAAATACCGAGACCCTTGGGGAGCGCTGCAAATTAGCCTCAAATCCAAAAGAGTCAAATGAAGATTAATCCCCGTTTAGTTTCCAGGCTCGAAATTCCTAGGCTGTGAAAACTGCTGCGCACCCTCCGGCATAGCTGTAGATTCCGTGGGCAGAGTTGTTAGCTGGACACAGGGCGGGGCTGATCCTGGATCGAGGCTCTCTAGAACGTGAGCTAATAGTGCCACTGAGCGCGGTTTTTGCCTTCTGCCACTGGAGTCACTTCATTTATTTGCCGGAGCAACTTCCTTGAGGGTGCTGAGGTTGAGGGTGGGGGTGGAAGTTAGCTATTTGTCTTTCAGTAGGTGCTGACGAAGTCCGGTTCTAccaccttcccccaccccctcgctttttttttctcctcttcccccccccccttcctcccagttctcttccctccttcctccttcctttctcctcctcttcagtCGCCCTAATAATCGCCAGCCTCAGTGCACGTCAGCAGTAGCAGCTCCAATAGAAAGAGTTTATGGGCCCAGGCTCcccccattttctttctcccttgtcCAACCCAGACAATATGTCATTCTCGTTAGTCTCCCATTTCCCCGCTCCCTACTGCTGCTTAAGGGAAGAGAAGTCCCTATGGGGGTGGGATACGACCGTGGGCCCCCTATCCTTAGGAGACTGATTGGCGAGACCAGAAGCACTAGAGACTGTGGGCGGTATTTCTGTTCTCTCTTAACCCCTCCTAGAGCCTTCCCCCAGATCTCAACTACGGAAGCTGACACAGCTTAGGgggcaaaggaaaaaatgattgcGTTCCGGGAGCTCAGCTCCTGGAAGGAGTGCCAGGGAGCGAGAGCAGTGGTGGAGGCGAAGTCGTAACTCCCTgcttctcccttcccctacttCATTATTACTCCGTGTCTGTGGAGTTTCCGAATGTAAAATCTCCCGCCTGGTGCCCCTTCCCTGCCCCCAAAGGACGTGGAGTCATACCTGGGCTTTCagtcttctctcctccctttgcAAGCTGGGAAGTTTGCACAGAAAGCTCCTTGGTGGAGGCAGAAGCCATGATTACCAAGCTGGGAGGGGAGGGGCTTGTAGTTGCTGTACATCCCCGCCCAGTTCTGCGGGCCTGCACCCGTCTGTCTGGAGGGGCCATGCGAGGGCGCTACTCTTCCTCGTCCCAGCGCACCCCCATCCCCCAAACTGCCCTGGGGAGCCGCCTCCGCCATTGCCTCCTAAATCATTGCCGGGGATCTAGCATCCCGAAAAGCTGAAGCGGATCTTAATCCGCTTTTTTTTAGGGTGGGGGAAGTAACTTTTATGGTGAAAGTGACTTCGGGGCCCAGTGAAGGCTAtatgttttttttgtgtgtgtgtgtgtgtcttaacAATTTGCTCTGAACAACCTAATACTTTTAAGAGTTTTGCAACTAAATACATTGCTTCAAGGTGTTCACAGGTGTTAAATTTGTAGATAACACTTCAgatttcttatcttctttcttattttctgttatttccattaaacaattaatttaaaagaaaggtaaaagaaatctATTAGTCACCAAAAAATATTTGCTGCAAAGGTGACCATATTCCAACcctttaaattttcattgtgaggcCTTAAGCACATCTGATGGCAAAAAGTCTCACTAACTAAAAGATACTTAGTAATTCAGCTAGATTATAAACCACTCATGACTTCTTATCCTATGCTTTTCTTTTCCACGTCCTTCCATTTATCTCTCTATATGATTACCCCATTTATTAGAGAATTTCCCTTAAAATCCTTTTTTCTAGAACTCttaggtgttgttttttttttttcctcccatctgTTTTTTAGGTTTTATCTTCCCTACAAATACCTTTTATCTCTGAATTGAATTTGCTTGATTGCCTCTAgttacttttgaatttttttcctaaaactttTCTTGTTTGAGGGCATGAGGAAACAACATGGCATAGTGAAAAGATCACAGAATCTGAAGTCAAGTGACCTGGCTTTGATTTCTAAGTATGCTTATTACTAGTTTTATGACCTTAAAAGAGTTTCTTCacttctgtacctcagtttccttatcttttagCCTATGTGATGCTATATAAAGATATAATCAGAGAATGTTAGTTCAAATACTGGTAATGCCATTAttacaagttatttaacttctttgtgactcagtttctttatgtggAAAATTAAGGGATCGGACTAGATAATTTATCAGACTATTGTAGGTCTAGAtctataattctttatatttccaaTAAGCACTAagttctcttattttacaaagaaagtttAATGCAGTCTAGGAGTCATAATTAAGACCGACTAGTAACTGTGGTTCATTATGCCATAATGAATAGATAGGGGAGAAAgggaatcaaagaatatgaagcaAAGAcatagaagagagaagggaaaagaaagaagaaaggtagTGCCTGTGGTAGAAGAAATGACCTCATTatagtaaattttctttttttacaaac
The DNA window shown above is from Sminthopsis crassicaudata isolate SCR6 chromosome 2, ASM4859323v1, whole genome shotgun sequence and carries:
- the BTBD6 gene encoding BTB/POZ domain-containing protein 6 isoform X4, yielding MAAELFSTSANTNITNSNSTTTATTVTAASTKNSSLHLHQTAQSPLLTQVQNLNNNFESTNWQSFYPTLRERNAMMFNNELMADVHFIIGPLEISKRVPAHKYVLAVGSSVFYAMFYGDLAEVKSEIHIPDVEPAAFLILLKHKP